From the genome of Synchiropus splendidus isolate RoL2022-P1 chromosome 17, RoL_Sspl_1.0, whole genome shotgun sequence, one region includes:
- the mtmr4 gene encoding myotubularin-related protein 4 isoform X1, translating to MSLAGKVSCSMLNCFGEEGPPSLEYIKAKDLFPQKELVKEDESLQVPFPVLQGEGVEYLGRADEAIIAISNYRLHIKFKDSVINTYPGVDNEISVPLRLIEGVESRDMFQLHIICKDSKVVRCHFATFKQCQEWVKRLTRAITHPSRLEDLFALAYHAWCLGGSADDEDQHVHLCRPGDHVRQRMELEVKRMGFDMQNVWRVSDLNCNYKLCSSYPQKLLVPIWITDKELESVSSFRSWKRIPVVVYRHQKNGAVIARCSQPEISWWGWRNTDDEYLVTSIAKACHMDTSKGSCGAAACRQRGEAQDSSDSDFDSSLTGGSGCDDNSVPQKLLILDARSYTAAVANRAKGGGCECEEYYPNCEVMFMGMANIHAIRNSFQALRTVCSQIPDPGNWLSALESTRWLQHLSVMLKAATLVCSAVEREGRPVLVHCSDGWDRTPQIVALAKILLDPYYRTLEGFQVLVETEWLDFGHKFGDRCGHQENTDDVSEQCPVFLQWLDCVHQLLKQFPCLFEFNEAFLVKLVLHTYSCLYGTFLCNNAREREARNIYKRTCSVWSFLRMGNKNFQNFLYVPGHDMILQPVCHTRALQLWTAVYLPTTSPCTAVDDSMDLYLPPNVSGDELTARSLDRLPKTRSMENLVSAFENGMPLTRTSSDPNLNKLCQEGRPILENSGEVKPANGLDDGKLTAREPSETPEEESDPDCSVEPAEESCLTTQPLPSLPLPPVTFCEDTALCHAPCTAPVLQQAVPLVANLPLPPPPPEAETHCRTSESTLTPSHGSEPCLPLPCNGTQPAAHSLSPNLSPTDSRESCLPQDYDQKMPLPPMEDSTETITDEGEPPPVLPPADCEGVVHSELKDKEQAEPELEGEETGSDVREKGRLTATAPPADFIHGPAHQLISQSQISDLALFGSHWERVQGLVQSACNGASHSSAARTFQSSGFQSRRLASKLLRSQGLPAGSGAQCCRREALGCPTSPLQPAWLARGASYTALGNYSLAGHPFLPGSFYSPSASSSPPPTQAPPYLDDDGLPVPMDAVQQRLRQIEAGYKQEVEVLRQQVRRLQMRLESKQFSTPPSEPDVDYEDDITCLRESDNSNDEDSLSSHSEDRLSEGSWDRVESKDTEVTRWVPDHMASHCFHCDCEFWIAKRRHHCRNCGNVFCKDCCHLKLPIPDQQLYDPVLVCNTCHDLLLDSRNREIRSQQLKKAIATASS from the exons ATGAGCCTTGCAGGAAAAGTGTCCTGCTCCATGCTCAACTGCTTT GGTGAAGAGGGCCCTCCCAGTCTGGAGTACATCAAGGCCAAGGATCTGTTCCCCCAAAAAgagctggtgaaggaggatgaaaGTCTTCAG GTGCCATTCCCAGTTCTTCAGGGGGAAGGAGTGGAATATCTCGGTCGTGCAGATGAAGCCATCATTGCCATATCTAACTACAGACTCCATATCAAGTTCAAGGACTCTGTTATCAAC ACCTACCCAGGTGTGGACAATGAAATATCT GTGCCACTCAGGCTGATAGAGGGCGTTGAGAGCAGGGATATGTTCCAGCTGCACATCATCTGCAAGGATTCCAAAGTTGTCAG GTGCCATTTTGCAACATTCAAGCAGTGCCAGGAGTGGGTGAAGCGTCTGACTCGGGCCATTACGCACCCATCACGTCTCGAAGATCTGTTTGCTCTGGCTTATCATGCTTGGTGTCTGGGAGGGAGCGCTGACGATGAAGACCAGCACGTTCATCTCTGTCGCCCAG GTGATCATGTACGGCAGAGGATGGAGCTAGAGGTCAAGAGGATGGGCTTTGACATGCAGAATGTGTGGAGAGTTTCTGATCTAAACTGCAACTACAA ACTTTGCTCCAGCTACCCACAGAAGCTCCTAGTTCCCATATGGATCACTGACAAGGAGCTTGAGAGTGTGTCGTCCTTCAGATCCTGGAAGAGAATCCCAGTTGTGGTCTACAG GCATCAGAAAAACGGGGCAGTCATTGCACGATGTAGTCAACCGGAGATCAGCTGGTGGGGCTGGAGGAACACTGATGACGAGTACCTCGTGACATCCATCGCCAAGGCCTGTCACATGGACACCAGCAAAGGTTCATGTGGTGCAGCGGCATGTCGGCAACGTGGCGAAGCCCAAGACTCGTCTGATAGTGACTTTG ACTCCTCTCTGACAGGTGGCTCAGGATGTGACGATAACTCTGTCCCACAAAAGCTGCTGATTTTGGATGCTCGCTCTTACACGGCTGCCGTGGCTAACAGAGCTAAAGGAGGTGGCTGCGAATGTGAAG AGTACTACCCGAACTGTGAGGTGATGTTCATGGGAATGGCCAACATCCATGCCATCCGAAACAGCTTCCAGGCTCTGAGAACGGTCTGCAGTCAGATCCCCGACCCAGGAAA CTGGCTGTCTGCTCTGGAGAGCACCCGTTGGCTGCAGCACCTGTCTGTCATGCTGAAAGCCGCCACTCTCGTGTGCTCCGCCGTGGAACGAGAAGGTCGCCCTGTCCTCGTTCACTGTTCAGATGGATGGGACCGCACGCCACAGATTGTGGCCCTCGCCAAGATTCTTTTGGATCCTTACTACAGGACATTAGAG GGCTTTCAGGTGCTTGTAGAGACAGAGTGGTTAGACTTTGGCCATAAGTTTGGGGACCGCTGTGGCCACCAGGAGAACACTGATGATGTGAGCGAGCAGTGCCCAGTTTTCCTGCAGTGGCTGGACTGTGTTCACCAGCTGCTCAAGCAGTTCCCCTGCCTGTTTGAGTTCAATGAGGCTTTTCTG GTCAAACTAGTGCTGCACACCTACTCGTGTCTCTATGGGACGTTCCTCTGCAACAACGCACGTGAGCGGGAGGCGAGGAATATCTACAAGCGCACCTGCTCCGTCTGGTCCTTCCTACGCATGGGCAACAAGAACTTCCAAAATTTCCTCTACGTTCCTGGTCATGACATG ATCCTGCAGCCTGTGTGTCACACTCGGGCCCTGCAGCTGTGGACGGCCGTCTACCTGCCCACCACCTCCCCCTGCACTGCAGTGGATGACTCCATGGACCTGTACCTGCCTCCAAATGTTTCCGGGGACGAACTCACCGCTCGCTCTTTAGACAG ACTCCCAAAGACTCGCTCCATGGAGAACCTTGTGTCTGCGTTTGAGAACGGGATGCCCCTGACACGGACGTCCAGTGATCCCAACCTCAATAAGCTTTGCCAGGAGGGTCGCCCCATTCTGGAGAACTCTGGGGAGGTCAAACCCGCCAACGGTCTGGATGATGGAAAACTCACGGCGAGGGAGCCTTCTGAAACACCGGAGGAGGAGTCTGATCCAGACTGCTCTGTGGAGCCAGCCGAAGAGTCCTGTCTCACCACTCAGCCCTTGCCCTCCTTGCCTCTTCCACCTGTCACTTTCTGTGAGGACACAGCACTTTGCCACGCTCCCTGCACAGCTCCTGTGCTCCAGCAGGCTGTGCCACTAGTAGCCAACCTGCCACTGCCACCCCCTCCACCGGAAGCTGAGACCCACTGTAGGACTTCTGAAAGCACTTTGACCCCCTCTCATGGATCAGAGCCATGTTTACCGCTGCCCTGTAACGGCACTCAACCTGCTGCCCATTCCCTCTCCCCCAATCTGAGCCCCACGGACAGTCGGGAAAGTTGCCTTCCCCAGGATTACGACCAGAAGATGCCTCTGCCGCCCATGGAGGACTCCACCGAGACCATCACAGATGAGGGAGAACCCCCCCCAGTCCTGCCACCAGCTGACTGTGAAGGTGTGGTCCACAGTGAACTGAAAGACAAGGAGCAGGCTGAGCCTGAGCTGGAAGGGGAGGAGACAGGGTCAGATGTCAGAGAGAAAGGGCGCCTGACAGCTACAGCGCCGCCTGCTGACTTCATTCATGGACCGGCTCATCAGCTGATCTCCCAGAGCCAGATCTCCGACCTGGCCCTATTTGGCTCCCATTGGGAGCGCGTTCAGGGTCTGGTCCAGTCTGCATGCAACGGTGCGAGCCACTCCAGCGCCGCTCGGACATTTCAGTCAAGTGGCTTTCAGAGCCGCCGGCTAGCCTCCAAGCTGCTCCGCTCTCAGGGTCTTCCTGCTGGTAGCGGGGCGCAGTGCTGCCGCAGGGAGGCTCTCGGGTGCCCGACCAGCCCCCTTCAGCCTGCGTGGCTGGCTCGGGGCGCCAGTTACACGGCCCTCGGCAATTACTCACTAGCTGGCCATCCTTTTCTACCAGGGTCCTTCTATTCACCTTCAGCCTCCAgctcccctccccccacccaGGCCCCCCCTTACTTGGATGATGATGGGCTGCCAGTGCCCATGGACGCGGTGCAACAGAGGCTGCGGCAGATCGAGGCCGGctacaaacaggaagtggaggtgcTGCGGCAGCAGGTGCGTCGGCTGCAGATGAGGCTGGAGAGTAAACAGTTCAGCACCCCCCCATCAGAGCCGGACGTCGACTACGAGGACGACATT ACGTGTCTGCGGGAATCTGACAACAGCAACGACGAGGACTCTCTGTCCTCCCACAGCGAGGACCGTCTGTCGGAGGGCAGCTGGGACCGAGTGGAGAGCAAGGACACAGAG gtcaCGAGGTGGGTGCCCGACCACATGGCCTCCCACTGTTTCCACTGTGACTGTGAGTTCTGGATAGCAAAGAGACGTCACCACTGCAG GAACTGTGGCAATGTGTTCTGTAAAGACTGCTGCCACCTGAAGCTGCCCATTCCAGACCAGCAGCTCTACGACCCGGTTTTAGTCTGCAACACCTGCCATGATCTTCTCTTGGATTCACGCAATCGCGAGATCCGCAGCCAGCAGCTGAAGAAGGCCATCGCCACAGCTTCCAGTTGA
- the mtmr4 gene encoding myotubularin-related protein 4 isoform X2, translated as MSLAGKVSCSMLNCFGEEGPPSLEYIKAKDLFPQKELVKEDESLQVPFPVLQGEGVEYLGRADEAIIAISNYRLHIKFKDSVINVPLRLIEGVESRDMFQLHIICKDSKVVRCHFATFKQCQEWVKRLTRAITHPSRLEDLFALAYHAWCLGGSADDEDQHVHLCRPGDHVRQRMELEVKRMGFDMQNVWRVSDLNCNYKLCSSYPQKLLVPIWITDKELESVSSFRSWKRIPVVVYRHQKNGAVIARCSQPEISWWGWRNTDDEYLVTSIAKACHMDTSKGSCGAAACRQRGEAQDSSDSDFDSSLTGGSGCDDNSVPQKLLILDARSYTAAVANRAKGGGCECEEYYPNCEVMFMGMANIHAIRNSFQALRTVCSQIPDPGNWLSALESTRWLQHLSVMLKAATLVCSAVEREGRPVLVHCSDGWDRTPQIVALAKILLDPYYRTLEGFQVLVETEWLDFGHKFGDRCGHQENTDDVSEQCPVFLQWLDCVHQLLKQFPCLFEFNEAFLVKLVLHTYSCLYGTFLCNNAREREARNIYKRTCSVWSFLRMGNKNFQNFLYVPGHDMILQPVCHTRALQLWTAVYLPTTSPCTAVDDSMDLYLPPNVSGDELTARSLDRLPKTRSMENLVSAFENGMPLTRTSSDPNLNKLCQEGRPILENSGEVKPANGLDDGKLTAREPSETPEEESDPDCSVEPAEESCLTTQPLPSLPLPPVTFCEDTALCHAPCTAPVLQQAVPLVANLPLPPPPPEAETHCRTSESTLTPSHGSEPCLPLPCNGTQPAAHSLSPNLSPTDSRESCLPQDYDQKMPLPPMEDSTETITDEGEPPPVLPPADCEGVVHSELKDKEQAEPELEGEETGSDVREKGRLTATAPPADFIHGPAHQLISQSQISDLALFGSHWERVQGLVQSACNGASHSSAARTFQSSGFQSRRLASKLLRSQGLPAGSGAQCCRREALGCPTSPLQPAWLARGASYTALGNYSLAGHPFLPGSFYSPSASSSPPPTQAPPYLDDDGLPVPMDAVQQRLRQIEAGYKQEVEVLRQQVRRLQMRLESKQFSTPPSEPDVDYEDDITCLRESDNSNDEDSLSSHSEDRLSEGSWDRVESKDTEVTRWVPDHMASHCFHCDCEFWIAKRRHHCRNCGNVFCKDCCHLKLPIPDQQLYDPVLVCNTCHDLLLDSRNREIRSQQLKKAIATASS; from the exons ATGAGCCTTGCAGGAAAAGTGTCCTGCTCCATGCTCAACTGCTTT GGTGAAGAGGGCCCTCCCAGTCTGGAGTACATCAAGGCCAAGGATCTGTTCCCCCAAAAAgagctggtgaaggaggatgaaaGTCTTCAG GTGCCATTCCCAGTTCTTCAGGGGGAAGGAGTGGAATATCTCGGTCGTGCAGATGAAGCCATCATTGCCATATCTAACTACAGACTCCATATCAAGTTCAAGGACTCTGTTATCAAC GTGCCACTCAGGCTGATAGAGGGCGTTGAGAGCAGGGATATGTTCCAGCTGCACATCATCTGCAAGGATTCCAAAGTTGTCAG GTGCCATTTTGCAACATTCAAGCAGTGCCAGGAGTGGGTGAAGCGTCTGACTCGGGCCATTACGCACCCATCACGTCTCGAAGATCTGTTTGCTCTGGCTTATCATGCTTGGTGTCTGGGAGGGAGCGCTGACGATGAAGACCAGCACGTTCATCTCTGTCGCCCAG GTGATCATGTACGGCAGAGGATGGAGCTAGAGGTCAAGAGGATGGGCTTTGACATGCAGAATGTGTGGAGAGTTTCTGATCTAAACTGCAACTACAA ACTTTGCTCCAGCTACCCACAGAAGCTCCTAGTTCCCATATGGATCACTGACAAGGAGCTTGAGAGTGTGTCGTCCTTCAGATCCTGGAAGAGAATCCCAGTTGTGGTCTACAG GCATCAGAAAAACGGGGCAGTCATTGCACGATGTAGTCAACCGGAGATCAGCTGGTGGGGCTGGAGGAACACTGATGACGAGTACCTCGTGACATCCATCGCCAAGGCCTGTCACATGGACACCAGCAAAGGTTCATGTGGTGCAGCGGCATGTCGGCAACGTGGCGAAGCCCAAGACTCGTCTGATAGTGACTTTG ACTCCTCTCTGACAGGTGGCTCAGGATGTGACGATAACTCTGTCCCACAAAAGCTGCTGATTTTGGATGCTCGCTCTTACACGGCTGCCGTGGCTAACAGAGCTAAAGGAGGTGGCTGCGAATGTGAAG AGTACTACCCGAACTGTGAGGTGATGTTCATGGGAATGGCCAACATCCATGCCATCCGAAACAGCTTCCAGGCTCTGAGAACGGTCTGCAGTCAGATCCCCGACCCAGGAAA CTGGCTGTCTGCTCTGGAGAGCACCCGTTGGCTGCAGCACCTGTCTGTCATGCTGAAAGCCGCCACTCTCGTGTGCTCCGCCGTGGAACGAGAAGGTCGCCCTGTCCTCGTTCACTGTTCAGATGGATGGGACCGCACGCCACAGATTGTGGCCCTCGCCAAGATTCTTTTGGATCCTTACTACAGGACATTAGAG GGCTTTCAGGTGCTTGTAGAGACAGAGTGGTTAGACTTTGGCCATAAGTTTGGGGACCGCTGTGGCCACCAGGAGAACACTGATGATGTGAGCGAGCAGTGCCCAGTTTTCCTGCAGTGGCTGGACTGTGTTCACCAGCTGCTCAAGCAGTTCCCCTGCCTGTTTGAGTTCAATGAGGCTTTTCTG GTCAAACTAGTGCTGCACACCTACTCGTGTCTCTATGGGACGTTCCTCTGCAACAACGCACGTGAGCGGGAGGCGAGGAATATCTACAAGCGCACCTGCTCCGTCTGGTCCTTCCTACGCATGGGCAACAAGAACTTCCAAAATTTCCTCTACGTTCCTGGTCATGACATG ATCCTGCAGCCTGTGTGTCACACTCGGGCCCTGCAGCTGTGGACGGCCGTCTACCTGCCCACCACCTCCCCCTGCACTGCAGTGGATGACTCCATGGACCTGTACCTGCCTCCAAATGTTTCCGGGGACGAACTCACCGCTCGCTCTTTAGACAG ACTCCCAAAGACTCGCTCCATGGAGAACCTTGTGTCTGCGTTTGAGAACGGGATGCCCCTGACACGGACGTCCAGTGATCCCAACCTCAATAAGCTTTGCCAGGAGGGTCGCCCCATTCTGGAGAACTCTGGGGAGGTCAAACCCGCCAACGGTCTGGATGATGGAAAACTCACGGCGAGGGAGCCTTCTGAAACACCGGAGGAGGAGTCTGATCCAGACTGCTCTGTGGAGCCAGCCGAAGAGTCCTGTCTCACCACTCAGCCCTTGCCCTCCTTGCCTCTTCCACCTGTCACTTTCTGTGAGGACACAGCACTTTGCCACGCTCCCTGCACAGCTCCTGTGCTCCAGCAGGCTGTGCCACTAGTAGCCAACCTGCCACTGCCACCCCCTCCACCGGAAGCTGAGACCCACTGTAGGACTTCTGAAAGCACTTTGACCCCCTCTCATGGATCAGAGCCATGTTTACCGCTGCCCTGTAACGGCACTCAACCTGCTGCCCATTCCCTCTCCCCCAATCTGAGCCCCACGGACAGTCGGGAAAGTTGCCTTCCCCAGGATTACGACCAGAAGATGCCTCTGCCGCCCATGGAGGACTCCACCGAGACCATCACAGATGAGGGAGAACCCCCCCCAGTCCTGCCACCAGCTGACTGTGAAGGTGTGGTCCACAGTGAACTGAAAGACAAGGAGCAGGCTGAGCCTGAGCTGGAAGGGGAGGAGACAGGGTCAGATGTCAGAGAGAAAGGGCGCCTGACAGCTACAGCGCCGCCTGCTGACTTCATTCATGGACCGGCTCATCAGCTGATCTCCCAGAGCCAGATCTCCGACCTGGCCCTATTTGGCTCCCATTGGGAGCGCGTTCAGGGTCTGGTCCAGTCTGCATGCAACGGTGCGAGCCACTCCAGCGCCGCTCGGACATTTCAGTCAAGTGGCTTTCAGAGCCGCCGGCTAGCCTCCAAGCTGCTCCGCTCTCAGGGTCTTCCTGCTGGTAGCGGGGCGCAGTGCTGCCGCAGGGAGGCTCTCGGGTGCCCGACCAGCCCCCTTCAGCCTGCGTGGCTGGCTCGGGGCGCCAGTTACACGGCCCTCGGCAATTACTCACTAGCTGGCCATCCTTTTCTACCAGGGTCCTTCTATTCACCTTCAGCCTCCAgctcccctccccccacccaGGCCCCCCCTTACTTGGATGATGATGGGCTGCCAGTGCCCATGGACGCGGTGCAACAGAGGCTGCGGCAGATCGAGGCCGGctacaaacaggaagtggaggtgcTGCGGCAGCAGGTGCGTCGGCTGCAGATGAGGCTGGAGAGTAAACAGTTCAGCACCCCCCCATCAGAGCCGGACGTCGACTACGAGGACGACATT ACGTGTCTGCGGGAATCTGACAACAGCAACGACGAGGACTCTCTGTCCTCCCACAGCGAGGACCGTCTGTCGGAGGGCAGCTGGGACCGAGTGGAGAGCAAGGACACAGAG gtcaCGAGGTGGGTGCCCGACCACATGGCCTCCCACTGTTTCCACTGTGACTGTGAGTTCTGGATAGCAAAGAGACGTCACCACTGCAG GAACTGTGGCAATGTGTTCTGTAAAGACTGCTGCCACCTGAAGCTGCCCATTCCAGACCAGCAGCTCTACGACCCGGTTTTAGTCTGCAACACCTGCCATGATCTTCTCTTGGATTCACGCAATCGCGAGATCCGCAGCCAGCAGCTGAAGAAGGCCATCGCCACAGCTTCCAGTTGA
- the hpda gene encoding 4-hydroxyphenylpyruvate dioxygenase has protein sequence MTSYTDKGEKHERGKFVRFHHLTFWVGNAKQAASFYCDKMGFEALAYKGLETGSREVVAHVIKQDKIIFTFESPLNPGNEEMGEHLMKHGDGVKDIAFQVEDCDFLIKTARERGAVIVKEPWVEQDVHGRVKYAVVQTYGDTTHTLIEYLGPYTGLFLPGYREPLFRDPLLAQLPPAGLHFIDHVVGNQPDDQMVPVSDWYLKCLMFHRFWSIDDKQIHTQYSSLRSIVVTNYEETIKMPINEPAMGKRLSQIQEYVDYNGGPGVQHIALNTSNIIQAIINLRARGMEFLAAPDTYYETLRENLKTAKIKVKEDLNRLQELKILVDYDDKGYLLQIFTKPVQDRPTLFLEVIQRNNHFGFGAGNFKSLFEAIEKDQDARGNLTELRPRGQAKNSM, from the exons ATG aCTTCCTATACAGATAAAGGAGAGAAG CACGAGAGGGGAAAGTTTGTCCGGTTTCATCATCTGACTTTCTGGGTCGGCAATGCCAAACAG GCAGCATCGTTCTACTGCGACAAAATGGGCTTTGAGGCTTTGGCCTACAAAGGTTTGGAGACCGGCAGCAGAGAAGTGGTGGCTCATGTCATCAAGCAGGATAAA atCATATTCACCTTTGAATCGCCACTAAACCCTGGAAATGAAG AAATGGGAGAGCACCTGATGAAGCATGGAGACGGTGTGAAAGATATCGCCTTCCAGGTGGAGGATTGCGATTTCCTCATCAAG ACAGCCAGGGAGAGAGGGGCGGTGATCGTCAAGGAGCCTTGGGTGGAGCAGGACGTTCACGGAAGGGTCAAGTACGCCGTGGTTCAGACG TATGGAGACACAACCCACACTTTGATTGAGTACCTGGGACCCTACACAGGCCTTTTCCTGCCTGGATACCGGGAGCCTCTTTTCAGAGACCCTCTGTTAGCCCAGCT TCCCCCTGCAGGCCTGCATTTTATTGATCACGTCGTGGGAAACCAGCCAGATGACCAAATGGTACCAGTTTCGGACTG GTATCTAAAGTGTTTAATGTTCCATCGGTTCTGGTCAATTGACGACAAGCAAATCCACACACAGTACAGCTCACTGAGGTCCATCGTGGTGACCAACTATGAGGAGACCATCAAGATGCCCATCAATGAGCCGGCCATGGGGAAGAGGCTGTCGCAGATCCAG GAATACGTGGACTACAACGGGGGGCCCGGCGTCCAACACATCGCCCTGAACACATCAAACATCATTCAAGCT ATCATCAATCTGCGCGCCCGAGGGATGGAGTTTCTGGCCGCACCTGACACCTACTACGAAACCCTCAGGGAGAACCTTAAAACTGCCAAGATCAAGGTGAAGGAGGACCTGAATCGACTGCAG GAGTTGAAGATCTTAGTGGACTATGACGACAAAGGCTACCTGCTGCAGATCTTCACCAAACCCGTGCAGGACCGACCCACACTCTTCCTGGAGGTCATTCAGAGGAACAACCACTTT